A genome region from Nitrospinota bacterium includes the following:
- a CDS encoding NDP-sugar synthase — MNAMILAAGLGTRLLPHTLRIPKPLFPVLGKTLLQNAVETALKMNPRRIVINVHHLADMMAEWIASHDFGVETIVSREEAILGTAGGIKNAERWLAGDHFAVINSDIIADIDWVALAEFRRDSKAVAALALRKNPDPEKYGPLCVDDGGKVVRYVKTAGPGHTGKEKQFMFTGLSVLSPEIFAMIPPGRAVDISSEVYSPMTVKGEGLYGMEVTSSWVDVGTSADYFAVVMEALRADGGNAHKGTAPASSLISPPVYMEPGVEIGDSVSIGPSVAIHSGARIGTGATLRDCIVLPGSTVGQGDIVGGRIV, encoded by the coding sequence ATGAACGCCATGATCCTGGCGGCGGGGCTTGGCACGCGGCTTTTGCCCCACACACTGCGCATCCCAAAGCCTCTTTTCCCCGTGCTGGGAAAGACCCTGCTCCAAAACGCGGTCGAGACGGCGCTGAAAATGAATCCCCGCCGCATTGTGATAAACGTCCATCACCTGGCGGACATGATGGCGGAATGGATCGCGTCCCACGATTTCGGGGTGGAGACCATCGTTTCCCGCGAGGAGGCCATCCTCGGCACGGCGGGTGGGATAAAGAACGCCGAACGATGGCTTGCCGGCGATCATTTCGCGGTGATCAATTCGGACATCATCGCCGATATAGACTGGGTTGCGCTGGCCGAGTTCCGCCGTGATAGCAAAGCTGTGGCGGCGCTGGCGCTTCGTAAAAATCCCGATCCGGAAAAATACGGCCCGCTGTGCGTGGACGATGGCGGGAAGGTGGTGCGCTATGTCAAGACGGCCGGACCTGGCCACACCGGGAAAGAAAAGCAATTCATGTTCACCGGCCTTTCCGTTCTCTCCCCGGAGATTTTTGCGATGATCCCCCCGGGGCGCGCAGTGGACATTTCCAGCGAGGTCTATTCTCCGATGACCGTCAAAGGCGAGGGGCTATACGGCATGGAAGTCACTTCATCATGGGTAGACGTGGGGACGTCGGCGGACTACTTTGCGGTGGTGATGGAGGCGCTCAGGGCGGACGGGGGGAATGCGCATAAGGGGACGGCGCCCGCTTCATCACTTATATCGCCCCCTGTTTATATGGAGCCCGGTGTGGAGATCGGAGATAGCGTGTCCATCGGGCCCAGTGTCGCCATCCATTCCGGGGCGAGGATCGGAACGGGAGCCACGCTGCGCGACTGCATCGTCCTGCCCGGGTCAACGGTCGGCCAAGGGGATATCGTGGGGGGAAGGATAGTGTGA
- a CDS encoding type II toxin-antitoxin system prevent-host-death family antitoxin, producing MARIAASVLREVLADTVNRVAYGKERIVLQKRGKDVAALVPMQDMDLLEKLEDLADFDEAEKALAEMKSKGEKPIPWAKAKQRLGLGK from the coding sequence ATGGCGCGCATAGCGGCCAGCGTTTTGCGGGAAGTGTTGGCGGACACCGTCAACAGGGTCGCGTATGGCAAGGAAAGGATTGTCCTCCAGAAAAGGGGCAAGGACGTGGCCGCCCTTGTGCCCATGCAGGATATGGACCTCCTCGAAAAGCTGGAGGATTTGGCCGATTTTGACGAAGCGGAAAAAGCCCTGGCCGAAATGAAATCAAAAGGTGAAAAACCGATTCCCTGGGCGAAGGCCAAACAGCGGCTCGGCCTTGGCAAATGA
- a CDS encoding type II toxin-antitoxin system RelE/ParE family toxin, whose product MKWRVEVLPSAADAMERLEKRDRSRVARAVDALASKPRPSGAKKLRNEGNRWRIRVGDHRIIYDIRDRELIILVIKLGHRKDVYR is encoded by the coding sequence ATGAAATGGCGGGTGGAAGTTCTTCCCTCCGCCGCCGATGCCATGGAACGGCTGGAAAAGCGGGACCGGTCCAGGGTGGCCCGCGCGGTGGACGCCCTGGCCTCAAAACCCCGTCCTTCCGGCGCAAAGAAACTTCGTAACGAGGGGAACCGCTGGCGTATCCGGGTGGGTGATCACAGAATCATTTATGATATCAGGGACAGGGAGTTGATAATCCTCGTCATCAAGCTCGGGCATCGCAAGGATGTTTACCGGTAA
- a CDS encoding response regulator: protein MCPADYDKPSDALPGGADEPSERKNLLLSSFLVLTLSLSATVWGWLSIRNGEIRRAEVIFNSQTDLFLHEIGVYRLNYEQTLRGLAANLAVNRTADGKTVALYAGAIEPLDNYAALREIGYAAKGKDGKLRVVQFGAINGKGFLRPGLDLSSNPAIAEAIGHLERGADTAVSGNINGPDAAGKPRNALVLMVMPVRKGTPGGGAQEIVFLTIDVYPWALHAMKTDIGVNYTNISIYDITGGQEGELLYANIKGQSPNEMMMERQFFKSVQVNMGARVWLVKISAADMFSKRFGNSRPELVLAGGAVISLLLFGITWSLGSSRRRAVAMAGQMTSALKLAEEKYHDIFNVAPLGIFVSTLDGKLLEANPALVRMGGFNSAEEFKAAGNAADFYAEPASRDDFVKLLRQSGGETVTFECGLKRRGGDIFTGRINARLAHDGRMGGQVIKGTMEDITVYKKAQDELTLTKETAEEATRLKDKFISLVAHDLRSPFTSVIGLLAVVEGDKSRDMAPESREIVRKVIETSKRMLRMIEDLLSISRIQTGKIVPRRRFLEARTLLAEAIGSVSHMASGKGVEIVNDIQAEMRIFADRGLMLQAAGNVLSNAIKFSRRGSQVTVYSPPGEMDAIAVKDNGVGINAAILPKIFIHEEKTSTVGTAGEQGTGLGLPLTRDIIKAHGGDISAVSEEGKGSEFVMTLPRKMPNVLIVDDEPVVLMLLRQYLSKLDVNVMAAGDVDTAMSILLNTEIHLVITDLRMPGKDGFALIKSINTAGVKPAPVLVLTSDDKMETRDKAFSMGADDFITKPMTANDLIPRARRLIMSMDW, encoded by the coding sequence ATGTGTCCCGCGGATTATGATAAGCCTTCCGATGCTTTGCCAGGCGGGGCCGATGAACCTTCAGAGAGAAAGAATCTTTTACTCTCCTCGTTCCTGGTCCTCACCCTTTCCCTTTCAGCCACAGTTTGGGGCTGGCTTTCCATAAGGAATGGCGAAATCCGCAGGGCGGAGGTGATCTTCAACTCCCAGACCGACCTGTTCCTTCATGAAATAGGCGTGTACCGCCTCAATTACGAGCAGACCTTGCGGGGGCTAGCGGCAAACCTTGCCGTGAACAGGACGGCTGACGGAAAAACGGTGGCCCTCTACGCCGGCGCCATAGAGCCACTGGACAACTATGCAGCCCTAAGGGAAATAGGGTACGCCGCAAAAGGAAAAGACGGAAAGTTGCGTGTGGTCCAATTCGGAGCCATCAATGGCAAAGGGTTCTTGAGGCCCGGCCTGGACCTGTCCTCAAATCCGGCCATCGCCGAGGCCATAGGCCATTTGGAACGAGGCGCGGACACGGCGGTCTCCGGCAATATCAACGGCCCAGACGCCGCCGGAAAGCCGCGCAACGCCCTTGTTCTGATGGTCATGCCGGTCCGGAAGGGAACGCCGGGCGGCGGCGCGCAGGAGATTGTTTTCCTCACGATTGACGTCTATCCATGGGCGCTGCACGCCATGAAGACGGACATAGGCGTAAATTACACAAACATTTCGATATACGACATAACCGGCGGGCAGGAAGGCGAATTGCTGTACGCCAACATAAAAGGGCAAAGCCCGAATGAAATGATGATGGAAAGACAGTTTTTCAAGTCCGTCCAGGTCAACATGGGAGCCCGCGTGTGGCTTGTGAAAATATCTGCGGCGGACATGTTCAGCAAACGTTTTGGAAACAGCAGGCCGGAGCTTGTCCTGGCCGGGGGCGCGGTAATCAGCCTTTTGCTGTTCGGGATCACCTGGTCGCTGGGCTCTTCGAGACGGCGCGCCGTTGCCATGGCCGGGCAAATGACATCCGCGCTCAAGCTTGCCGAAGAAAAGTACCACGACATTTTCAATGTGGCCCCCCTTGGAATATTCGTGTCCACATTGGACGGGAAGCTGCTGGAGGCCAATCCGGCACTGGTCAGGATGGGTGGCTTTAATTCGGCGGAAGAATTCAAGGCCGCTGGCAACGCCGCTGATTTTTACGCCGAACCCGCCAGCAGGGACGATTTCGTCAAACTGCTTCGCCAGTCCGGCGGGGAGACGGTGACATTTGAATGCGGGCTTAAGCGGCGGGGTGGAGACATTTTCACAGGAAGGATCAACGCCCGGCTGGCGCACGACGGCAGGATGGGCGGGCAGGTGATAAAAGGGACAATGGAGGACATAACCGTTTACAAGAAGGCCCAAGACGAACTTACGCTGACAAAGGAGACGGCCGAAGAGGCCACAAGGCTCAAGGACAAGTTCATTTCACTGGTGGCGCACGACCTTCGGTCGCCGTTCACCTCGGTCATCGGGCTGCTTGCCGTCGTCGAAGGCGACAAGAGTCGAGACATGGCCCCGGAGAGCCGCGAAATCGTCCGTAAGGTGATCGAGACCAGCAAGCGCATGCTCAGAATGATCGAGGACCTTTTGAGCATCAGCAGGATACAGACCGGCAAGATCGTGCCCAGACGGCGGTTCTTGGAGGCGCGTACGCTGTTGGCCGAGGCCATAGGCTCGGTGAGTCATATGGCCTCCGGAAAGGGCGTTGAAATCGTCAACGACATCCAGGCGGAGATGAGGATATTCGCCGACCGGGGGCTTATGCTCCAGGCGGCCGGCAACGTTTTGTCCAACGCGATAAAATTTTCGCGCAGGGGAAGCCAGGTCACTGTCTATTCGCCTCCGGGGGAAATGGACGCCATCGCGGTCAAGGACAACGGTGTGGGCATAAACGCCGCCATCCTCCCGAAGATATTCATCCACGAGGAAAAGACCAGCACCGTGGGCACAGCGGGAGAACAAGGGACGGGGCTTGGCCTTCCGCTCACCCGGGACATCATCAAAGCGCACGGCGGCGATATCAGCGCCGTGTCCGAAGAGGGGAAGGGAAGCGAGTTTGTGATGACGCTCCCCCGCAAAATGCCCAACGTGCTCATCGTGGACGACGAGCCGGTGGTGCTGATGCTGCTGCGCCAGTACCTGTCGAAACTGGACGTGAACGTCATGGCCGCCGGGGACGTGGACACAGCCATGTCCATACTCCTGAATACGGAAATCCATCTGGTGATAACAGACCTTCGCATGCCCGGCAAGGACGGCTTTGCCCTGATAAAGAGCATCAACACGGCCGGGGTGAAACCGGCGCCGGTGCTCGTGCTCACAAGTGACGACAAGATGGAGACCCGGGACAAGGCGTTTTCCATGGGAGCCGACGACTTCATCACCAAGCCCATGACCGCCAACGACCTTATCCCCCGCGCCCGCAGGCTTATCATGAGCATGGACTGGTGA
- the argB gene encoding acetylglutamate kinase: MPELVKKAEVLAEALPYMQAFSGKTIVIKYGGAAMVEEELKEVFARDVILLKHIGMNPVVVHGGGPQIGHALKQMNIPTRFVQGMRVTDEQTIDVVEMVLVGKVNKEIVALINENGGRAVGLSGKDGNLLTAEKMFVEKTGPEVERPEIIDVGMVGKVTNVDVTIIRTLEAGGFIPVIAPVGCAPGGQTFNINADFVACAVAGALKADKLVLLTDEAGILDGDKKLISTLTEAEAKKLVEKGVITGGMLPKIEACFGALDAGVKKAHIIDGRVKHSALLEIFTDKGVGTEIRR, encoded by the coding sequence ATACCGGAACTTGTCAAAAAGGCCGAGGTCCTGGCCGAGGCGTTGCCTTACATGCAGGCCTTTTCCGGCAAGACCATCGTGATCAAGTACGGCGGCGCGGCGATGGTGGAAGAAGAGCTAAAGGAGGTCTTCGCCAGGGACGTGATACTGCTCAAACACATCGGCATGAACCCGGTGGTGGTGCATGGCGGCGGGCCGCAGATAGGGCATGCGCTAAAGCAGATGAACATTCCCACAAGGTTCGTCCAGGGGATGCGGGTGACCGACGAGCAGACCATAGACGTGGTGGAAATGGTGCTGGTGGGGAAGGTGAACAAGGAGATCGTCGCCCTTATCAACGAAAACGGCGGGCGGGCCGTGGGGCTTTCCGGCAAGGACGGGAACCTTCTGACTGCCGAAAAGATGTTCGTGGAGAAAACAGGGCCCGAGGTGGAACGGCCGGAGATTATAGACGTGGGGATGGTCGGGAAAGTGACAAATGTGGACGTCACCATCATCAGGACCCTGGAGGCAGGCGGATTCATCCCGGTGATCGCACCTGTAGGTTGCGCGCCCGGCGGCCAGACGTTCAACATCAACGCCGATTTCGTGGCGTGCGCCGTGGCCGGGGCGCTAAAGGCGGACAAGCTTGTGCTGCTCACCGACGAGGCGGGGATACTGGACGGCGACAAGAAGCTTATCTCCACCCTCACCGAGGCGGAGGCGAAAAAACTGGTGGAAAAAGGGGTCATCACAGGCGGGATGCTGCCGAAGATAGAAGCCTGTTTCGGCGCGCTGGACGCCGGGGTGAAAAAGGCCCACATCATAGACGGACGGGTGAAACACTCCGCGCTGCTGGAGATATTCACGGACAAAGGAGTAGGGACGGAGATACGGCGTTGA
- a CDS encoding BrnA antitoxin family protein produces the protein MTRSRTKDIDYSDIPPLDASFFKKALVTWPPKKLTVTIRLDADVVEWLKKGGKGYQTRINHLLRRFMDASSKSRVAR, from the coding sequence TTGACGCGCTCAAGGACTAAGGACATCGACTACTCTGACATCCCGCCGCTGGACGCGTCATTTTTCAAAAAAGCGCTGGTGACCTGGCCGCCGAAAAAACTCACGGTCACTATCAGGCTGGACGCTGACGTGGTTGAATGGCTGAAGAAGGGTGGCAAAGGTTATCAGACCAGGATCAACCATCTTCTGCGGCGTTTCATGGACGCATCGTCCAAAAGCCGCGTGGCCCGGTAA
- a CDS encoding TrpB-like pyridoxal phosphate-dependent enzyme translates to MPKQTMYTLSHSDIPKQWYNILADAPNPPQPPLHPGTGQPIGPADLAPLFPMALIEQEVSAERWIDIPEEILDVLAMWRPSPLYRAHRLEKAIGTPAKIFYKYEGGSPAGSHKLNTAVAQAYYNKKAGIRRIATETGAGQWGSAMSFACQMFGLEALVYMVKISYQQKPYRRSMINCWGATVIPSPSDTTNAGRGILAKYPDSTGSLGIAISEAVEVAATNADTNYALGSVLNHVLLHQTVIGLETQKQMALAGAYPDVVIACCGGGSNFGGLAHPYVCDKIHGKNLRIVSVEPASCPTLTKGIYSYDFGDTAQMTPLIPSFTLGHDFVPPGIHAGGLRYHGVAPITSQLYLDDLIEAASYPQTECFEAAVTFCRSEGIIPAPESSHAIRQAIVEAQRAKEEGKERTILFNLSGHGHFDMAAYDSYFAGNLVDDRMDESGVERALKAIEPLPKPKGYTGRPRELAMK, encoded by the coding sequence ATGCCAAAACAGACCATGTACACCTTGAGCCACTCGGACATTCCAAAACAATGGTACAACATCCTGGCGGACGCGCCCAATCCGCCGCAGCCGCCGCTGCATCCGGGCACGGGCCAGCCCATCGGACCTGCCGATCTGGCGCCCCTTTTCCCTATGGCCCTTATCGAACAGGAGGTGAGCGCGGAGAGGTGGATAGACATCCCCGAAGAGATACTCGACGTGCTGGCCATGTGGCGTCCGTCGCCCCTTTACAGGGCGCACAGGCTGGAGAAGGCAATCGGCACACCCGCGAAAATTTTCTATAAATACGAGGGAGGCTCCCCCGCCGGAAGCCACAAGCTCAACACCGCCGTGGCCCAGGCGTATTACAACAAGAAGGCCGGCATCAGGCGGATCGCCACGGAGACCGGCGCCGGGCAGTGGGGAAGCGCCATGAGCTTCGCCTGCCAGATGTTCGGGCTGGAAGCGCTGGTTTACATGGTGAAGATAAGCTATCAGCAGAAGCCGTACCGGCGCTCCATGATCAACTGCTGGGGGGCCACGGTGATCCCCTCCCCTTCGGACACCACTAACGCCGGGCGGGGGATATTGGCGAAGTATCCGGACTCCACCGGGAGCCTGGGCATCGCCATATCCGAGGCGGTGGAAGTGGCCGCGACAAACGCGGACACGAACTATGCCCTGGGCAGCGTGCTAAACCACGTACTCCTGCACCAGACGGTGATAGGGCTGGAGACGCAAAAACAGATGGCGCTGGCCGGGGCGTATCCGGACGTGGTGATAGCCTGTTGCGGCGGCGGATCGAATTTCGGCGGACTGGCCCATCCATACGTGTGCGACAAAATTCACGGAAAGAACCTGCGGATCGTGTCGGTGGAACCGGCAAGCTGCCCGACGCTGACCAAGGGGATATACTCCTATGACTTCGGCGACACGGCCCAGATGACACCGCTTATCCCATCGTTCACATTGGGCCACGACTTCGTGCCGCCCGGCATCCACGCAGGCGGCCTGCGCTATCACGGCGTGGCGCCCATCACAAGCCAGCTTTACCTTGACGACCTTATCGAAGCGGCGTCCTATCCGCAGACGGAGTGTTTCGAGGCGGCGGTGACATTCTGCCGGTCGGAAGGGATCATCCCGGCGCCCGAATCGTCCCACGCCATCCGGCAGGCCATCGTGGAGGCGCAACGGGCGAAGGAAGAAGGGAAGGAAAGAACGATATTGTTCAACCTTTCCGGCCACGGCCATTTCGACATGGCGGCGTATGACAGCTATTTCGCCGGGAACCTGGTGGACGACAGGATGGACGAAAGCGGTGTTGAGCGGGCGCTCAAGGCCATCGAGCCTCTGCCCAAGCCGAAAGGTTATACGGGAAGGCCGCGCGAACTGGCGATGAAGTAG
- a CDS encoding diguanylate cyclase, producing the protein MDKKHSSRHLKKILLAANDNAVIQAAEDALAGSGYLLSVHSSAREALHAAHSENFSLAIVDDKLAEMDGVSFIHILRAAKTTKEIPAALLVMAGDENTRKDGAGAGVLGFLEKPCDGALLLDFVDGLFESNKVPAAASRDKVMAVEDSPIVNKMYAQIFAKHNFDFKYVSDSTTAMDEIRRFNPGLILMDANMPGIDGYELTRIIKSQRDTENIRIIMVTADTQKKSTLKALEAGVADFLTKPFDEEVLLARMRAHLNSKRLFDDLEKAYEEMKVLKDKLELLSITDGLTGLYNHRHFHDILAEMQKESKRKRSDLSLVIFDIDFFKKFNDTHGHKAGDAVLKSVAATLAGTVGKRGLAARYGGEEFTALLPGADAQAAMAVAEEIRSGVEGLCVEFGGKTLRVTVSLGVCQWDGLATDTKFIEAADKALYKSKADGKNRVTLAPV; encoded by the coding sequence ATGGACAAAAAGCACTCAAGCCGCCATTTGAAAAAGATTCTGCTGGCGGCAAATGATAACGCAGTGATACAGGCCGCCGAGGATGCCCTCGCCGGTTCCGGATACCTCTTGTCCGTCCATAGTTCGGCCAGGGAAGCTCTCCACGCCGCCCACTCGGAGAATTTCTCGTTGGCCATTGTTGACGACAAGCTTGCGGAAATGGACGGAGTATCTTTCATCCATATCCTGCGGGCCGCCAAGACCACAAAGGAAATCCCCGCCGCGCTGCTGGTGATGGCCGGTGACGAGAACACCAGGAAAGACGGGGCAGGGGCGGGCGTACTAGGTTTTTTGGAAAAGCCTTGCGACGGCGCCCTGTTGCTCGATTTCGTGGACGGCCTTTTTGAATCTAACAAGGTCCCTGCGGCGGCCAGCCGGGACAAGGTGATGGCCGTGGAGGACAGCCCGATAGTCAACAAGATGTACGCCCAGATATTTGCCAAACATAATTTCGATTTCAAGTATGTCAGCGACTCCACGACGGCGATGGACGAAATACGCCGGTTCAATCCCGGCCTGATCCTCATGGACGCCAACATGCCCGGGATAGACGGTTACGAGCTCACGCGCATCATAAAGTCGCAACGGGACACGGAGAACATCAGGATCATCATGGTCACCGCCGACACGCAGAAGAAAAGCACCTTAAAGGCGCTGGAGGCGGGAGTGGCGGACTTTCTGACCAAGCCCTTCGACGAGGAGGTGCTCCTTGCGCGGATGCGGGCGCACCTGAACAGCAAGCGGCTTTTTGACGACCTGGAGAAAGCCTACGAAGAGATGAAGGTGCTAAAGGACAAGCTGGAACTGCTTTCCATCACCGACGGGCTCACCGGGCTTTACAACCACCGGCACTTCCACGACATACTGGCGGAGATGCAGAAGGAGTCGAAAAGGAAAAGATCGGATCTTTCCCTGGTGATTTTCGACATAGACTTTTTCAAGAAATTCAACGACACTCACGGCCACAAGGCCGGTGACGCCGTGCTTAAGTCCGTGGCGGCCACACTGGCCGGCACAGTGGGCAAGCGCGGCCTGGCCGCAAGGTACGGCGGTGAGGAATTTACCGCGTTGCTGCCAGGCGCGGACGCACAGGCGGCCATGGCGGTTGCCGAAGAGATAAGAAGCGGCGTTGAGGGGCTTTGCGTGGAATTCGGCGGCAAGACGCTGCGCGTGACGGTGAGCCTCGGGGTCTGCCAATGGGACGGACTTGCCACGGACACAAAGTTCATAGAGGCGGCGGACAAGGCTCTTTATAAAAGCAAGGCCGACGGGAAGAACAGGGTGACCCTGGCGCCGGTGTGA
- a CDS encoding OmpA family protein, whose product MFKYAKVIITLACAVAAAVSTNANAQVAVDGGSGLFNVQKARTLGDIHFGVGAFYDTSNHDSAGVASKGEELDMASVPLSFTIGFKDNLEFSAAVPFVRAEAKNGGSSESGLGDGIVRIKWNFFNSQNLGFRLGGIVSTTLATGDKDKGLGTGKSDPAFTLALDKEYEMVTWHANLGYVSRQEEGLANQTTYGAGVEYMPIKDLSFLAEANAYSWASQVAGRDDSSKYMVGARYYMGDWGSLTAGYGSWTGGSGSNSPNYMWMAGVTMGLGLGQPRGVLNVPKAEAAPVEVKKEEPEVTEAPKITLEGVHYKFDKSDLTPEAQNILKANAEKLKANPGASFVIEGHTCSIGTQGYNQKLGLRRAISAKKFLIEQGINADRIEVISYGEDKPAHSNKTREGRKLNRRADFVIKVK is encoded by the coding sequence ATGTTCAAATACGCTAAGGTCATAATCACACTGGCTTGCGCCGTCGCGGCCGCCGTTTCCACAAACGCCAACGCGCAGGTCGCGGTTGACGGCGGAAGCGGTCTTTTCAACGTTCAAAAGGCCAGGACCCTTGGAGATATCCACTTTGGAGTGGGCGCCTTTTATGACACCTCCAACCATGACAGCGCCGGCGTGGCCAGCAAGGGCGAGGAGCTGGACATGGCGTCGGTTCCGCTCTCCTTTACCATCGGCTTTAAGGACAATCTGGAGTTTTCGGCCGCAGTCCCCTTCGTAAGGGCCGAGGCCAAGAACGGCGGAAGCAGCGAGTCTGGCCTTGGCGACGGGATCGTCCGGATCAAATGGAACTTTTTCAATTCACAGAACCTCGGCTTCAGGCTTGGCGGCATAGTCTCCACCACACTGGCCACGGGCGACAAGGACAAGGGGCTTGGCACAGGCAAGTCCGATCCGGCGTTCACACTGGCGCTGGACAAGGAATATGAAATGGTGACATGGCACGCCAACCTCGGCTATGTGTCAAGGCAGGAAGAGGGGCTGGCCAACCAGACCACCTACGGCGCCGGCGTCGAATACATGCCGATCAAGGACTTGAGCTTTTTGGCCGAGGCAAACGCATACAGCTGGGCCAGCCAGGTGGCAGGCAGGGATGACTCCAGCAAGTATATGGTGGGCGCCAGGTATTACATGGGCGACTGGGGAAGCCTGACCGCCGGTTACGGATCGTGGACGGGCGGCTCCGGCTCCAACAGCCCGAACTACATGTGGATGGCCGGGGTCACCATGGGCCTTGGTTTGGGCCAGCCCAGGGGCGTGCTCAACGTTCCCAAAGCGGAGGCGGCCCCTGTAGAAGTGAAAAAAGAAGAGCCCGAGGTGACAGAGGCGCCCAAGATCACGCTTGAGGGCGTCCATTACAAGTTTGACAAGTCCGACCTGACTCCGGAGGCGCAAAATATCCTCAAGGCCAACGCCGAGAAGCTCAAGGCCAATCCGGGCGCGTCCTTTGTGATCGAAGGGCACACCTGCTCCATTGGCACACAGGGCTATAACCAGAAGCTCGGGTTGCGCAGGGCGATATCGGCGAAAAAGTTCCTGATCGAGCAGGGGATCAACGCCGACAGGATAGAGGTGATCAGCTACGGCGAGGACAAGCCCGCCCATTCCAACAAGACCAGGGAAGGGCGCAAGCTCAATCGCAGGGCCGATTTCGTCATCAAGGTGAAATAA
- a CDS encoding cytochrome c3 family protein, translated as MTAIVALLFLAAPAFAQEPAAPSAPPASVSGGDKSVVPADYNCVNCHRDIADERLTPPVNDWMESAHRNAGVKCADCHGGNPYDDALSMEKSAGFIGKPKPQDIPKLCSKCHSDAKMMRTHNLRADQFALYSDSVHGRKLASGDTEAPTCISCHGKHKILKVKDPNATVARKNVPETCGVCHSKKEIFEKRGKKADQLELYKKSRHYELFAKGDLMVPTCFDCHGNHDVQAAKTERTRTVCFNCHAQQAEYYKSSKHYTAFKQGGEPVCLHCHNWHDIERPAPEKFTGDKDNDCVGCHDEKSPAYLAGKDLKQVVEAASAAVKSAKRSLDELEGNAHGGFETSDLKEKMAKTLDGLKELHTLTHKLNVEAVKKQSEGLILSAQAISETTSGMRSELKVRRVALVVAWIVFIGFMGALWVKMKDLDKKREE; from the coding sequence TTGACGGCCATTGTTGCGCTTCTTTTTCTCGCCGCTCCCGCGTTCGCGCAGGAGCCTGCCGCGCCATCCGCTCCTCCGGCTTCCGTTTCCGGCGGGGACAAATCGGTGGTTCCGGCCGACTATAATTGCGTGAACTGCCATAGGGACATCGCCGACGAGCGGCTGACCCCTCCCGTCAACGACTGGATGGAGTCCGCCCACCGCAACGCCGGGGTAAAATGCGCGGACTGCCACGGCGGCAATCCTTATGACGACGCGTTGTCCATGGAAAAATCGGCCGGGTTCATCGGCAAGCCCAAGCCGCAGGACATTCCGAAACTGTGCTCCAAATGCCATTCCGACGCGAAAATGATGCGGACCCACAACCTTCGGGCCGACCAGTTCGCCCTTTATTCGGACAGCGTCCACGGCCGCAAGCTCGCCTCCGGGGACACGGAGGCGCCCACCTGCATAAGCTGCCACGGCAAGCACAAGATACTAAAGGTGAAGGACCCCAACGCGACCGTGGCTAGGAAGAACGTCCCGGAGACATGCGGCGTATGCCACTCCAAAAAAGAGATATTCGAAAAGAGAGGCAAAAAGGCGGACCAACTGGAGCTGTACAAGAAAAGCAGGCACTATGAGCTTTTCGCCAAGGGGGACCTTATGGTGCCCACCTGTTTTGACTGCCACGGCAACCATGACGTGCAGGCGGCCAAGACCGAGCGGACGCGAACCGTCTGCTTTAACTGCCACGCGCAGCAGGCGGAATACTACAAGTCCAGCAAGCACTACACCGCCTTCAAGCAGGGGGGGGAGCCTGTCTGCTTGCATTGCCACAACTGGCACGACATAGAGCGCCCCGCGCCTGAAAAGTTCACCGGCGACAAGGACAACGACTGCGTGGGATGCCACGACGAGAAATCCCCGGCGTACCTGGCGGGCAAGGACCTGAAACAGGTGGTGGAAGCGGCCTCCGCGGCCGTCAAGTCCGCCAAGCGGTCGCTTGACGAGCTTGAGGGGAACGCCCATGGGGGCTTTGAGACCTCCGACCTGAAAGAGAAAATGGCCAAGACCCTCGATGGGCTCAAGGAACTGCACACCCTCACCCACAAGCTCAATGTGGAGGCGGTGAAAAAGCAGTCCGAAGGGCTGATCCTGTCGGCCCAGGCCATAAGCGAGACCACCAGCGGAATGCGCTCCGAACTTAAGGTGCGCCGCGTCGCCCTTGTGGTGGCGTGGATTGTCTTCATCGGATTCATGGGGGCGTTGTGGGTGAAAATGAAGGACCTGGACAAGAAGCGGGAGGAGTGA